In the Chlorobium limicola DSM 245 genome, one interval contains:
- the mutS gene encoding DNA mismatch repair protein MutS has product MSAKGVSEKEHSPMMRQYLDVKDRYPDYLLLFRVGDFYETFFDDAREVAAALNIVLTRRSNEIPMAGFPHHASEGYIAKLVKKGYKVAVCDQVEDPAVAKGIVRREITDIITPGVTYSDSILDDRHNNYLCAIVFLRVGRQTVCGAAFIDVTTGEFRIAGLLPEDASVFLRSLHPAELLVSAADRERSETLRHALPAGTAFTVLDEWLFREEQAGEILARQFRTHSLKGFGIHDNPAGQVAAGVILHYLEETRQSSLQYITRITPLQSGDYMTLDLQTKRNLEIISSMQDGSINGSLLQVIDRTRNPMGARLLRQWLQRPLLRAADITMRLDAVDELKKMKPFRESVCCDLGQISDLERALARIATLRAIPREVRQLGSALAVIPLLKQSFQDTVSKRLCSIADALMPLPDLVAMIESAVDPEAGASMRDGGYIRKGYHQELDDLRQTASTAKERLLEIQQEERERTAIGSLKVQFNRVFGYYIEISKANRDKVPPYYEKKQTLVNAERFTIPALKEYEEKILNAEERSLVLEQQLFQALCCRIAGHAEVIQENAALIAEIDCLAAYAVCADEYGYCKPLIAEHTGLRILNGRHPVLERILPADEPYIANDALFDDRQKMLMITGPNMAGKSSYLRQTGLIVLLAQAGCFVPAEQAEIGVVDRIFTRVGASDNLASGESTFLVEMNEAADILNNATAKSLLLLDEIGRGTSTYDGLAIAWSMCEYIHRQIGARTLFATHYHELAELEGLLPGVVNYNASVLESGDRVIFLRKIVRGASDNSYGIEVARMSGMPSAVITRAKAILAGMEKRDIATPSSSGLSLQSMQISLFDEIDTRLRTAIEVIDIDRMTPLDALVELKKLQGLVRTGNII; this is encoded by the coding sequence GTTATATAGCGAAGCTGGTGAAAAAAGGCTACAAGGTCGCGGTGTGCGATCAGGTTGAAGATCCTGCTGTCGCCAAAGGAATCGTAAGGCGGGAAATAACCGATATCATAACGCCGGGTGTTACGTACAGCGACAGCATTCTCGACGACAGGCATAACAATTATCTTTGTGCCATTGTTTTTTTGCGTGTCGGCAGGCAGACGGTATGCGGAGCTGCCTTTATCGACGTTACTACTGGCGAGTTCAGGATAGCAGGGCTGCTTCCCGAAGATGCCTCTGTTTTTCTGCGTTCCCTGCACCCGGCGGAGCTTCTGGTTTCTGCCGCAGACCGCGAGCGTTCGGAAACGTTACGGCATGCCCTGCCTGCAGGGACAGCTTTTACCGTTCTTGATGAGTGGCTGTTTCGAGAGGAGCAGGCAGGTGAGATACTTGCCCGTCAGTTCCGAACCCACTCCCTCAAGGGTTTCGGTATTCATGATAATCCTGCCGGTCAGGTGGCAGCTGGCGTGATATTGCATTATCTTGAGGAGACCAGACAGAGCAGTCTGCAGTACATAACGCGCATCACTCCTCTGCAAAGTGGAGATTATATGACTCTTGACCTGCAGACAAAGCGAAATCTTGAAATTATCTCTTCAATGCAGGATGGTTCGATCAACGGCAGTCTTCTTCAGGTGATCGACCGAACCAGAAATCCCATGGGAGCTCGGCTTTTGAGACAGTGGCTGCAGCGTCCGCTTCTCCGGGCAGCCGATATAACCATGCGGCTCGATGCGGTCGATGAGCTGAAAAAGATGAAGCCTTTCAGAGAGTCCGTATGTTGCGATCTTGGCCAGATCAGCGATCTTGAGCGTGCACTTGCCCGTATAGCGACCTTACGCGCTATTCCCCGTGAAGTTCGTCAGCTTGGTTCGGCGCTTGCCGTGATCCCCCTGCTTAAGCAGTCGTTTCAGGATACGGTTTCGAAACGTCTTTGTTCGATTGCGGATGCATTGATGCCGCTTCCCGACCTTGTCGCTATGATTGAGAGTGCCGTCGATCCGGAAGCCGGAGCATCGATGAGAGATGGCGGGTATATCCGGAAGGGTTATCACCAGGAGCTCGATGATCTCCGTCAAACCGCATCAACGGCAAAAGAGCGTCTGCTTGAAATCCAGCAGGAAGAGCGTGAACGCACGGCGATCGGATCATTGAAAGTGCAGTTCAACAGGGTGTTTGGCTACTACATTGAAATCAGCAAAGCCAATCGGGATAAAGTGCCGCCATACTACGAAAAGAAACAGACGCTGGTCAATGCCGAGCGGTTCACTATACCTGCCTTGAAGGAGTATGAGGAGAAAATTCTCAATGCCGAAGAGCGGAGTCTTGTGCTCGAACAGCAGCTGTTTCAGGCTCTCTGCTGCAGGATTGCCGGTCATGCCGAAGTTATTCAGGAGAATGCCGCTCTGATCGCCGAGATCGACTGTCTTGCGGCTTATGCCGTTTGCGCCGATGAGTACGGTTATTGCAAGCCCCTGATTGCAGAGCATACCGGTCTCCGTATTCTCAACGGACGTCATCCAGTGCTGGAGAGAATTCTGCCTGCGGATGAACCCTATATCGCCAATGATGCGCTGTTTGACGATCGGCAGAAGATGCTCATGATCACCGGTCCGAATATGGCGGGAAAAAGCTCCTATCTTCGCCAGACGGGTCTGATAGTGCTGCTGGCACAGGCAGGGTGTTTCGTTCCGGCAGAACAGGCAGAGATCGGTGTCGTTGACCGGATTTTTACCCGTGTCGGGGCTTCGGATAATCTGGCGTCGGGGGAGAGCACTTTTCTTGTCGAGATGAACGAAGCGGCCGATATTCTCAATAACGCTACGGCTAAAAGTCTGCTCTTGCTTGACGAGATTGGTCGTGGCACCAGTACCTATGACGGATTGGCTATCGCCTGGTCGATGTGCGAGTATATTCATCGGCAGATCGGAGCTCGAACGCTGTTTGCGACACATTATCACGAGCTTGCCGAACTTGAGGGTCTTCTGCCCGGTGTGGTAAACTACAATGCATCCGTTCTTGAGAGCGGCGATAGGGTTATTTTTCTCAGAAAAATTGTGCGTGGTGCGTCGGATAACAGTTACGGGATCGAAGTCGCCAGAATGTCCGGTATGCCTTCAGCCGTTATTACAAGGGCCAAAGCGATTCTTGCCGGAATGGAGAAGCGGGATATTGCTACGCCATCGTCATCGGGATTGTCCCTGCAGAGTATGCAGATCAGCCTGTTCGACGAGATCGATACCCGCCTGCGAACTGCAATCGAAGTGATCGACATAGACCGGATGACGCCTCTTGATGCTCTTGTCGAATTGAAAAAGCTTCAGGGACTTGTCAGAACCGGCAACATTATATGA
- a CDS encoding B12-binding domain-containing radical SAM protein, which produces MSGSEKSVLLIFIQADSGVDGTSRLDGGSATRGVLGSLKDSVLSNVIRRAQFAIPPLSLMILSSVQVEGVRQEICDLRFERLPLERHWDMAGISVQTGAVKPAFDLARVLRSKGIKVVLGGPYVTIFPDRCREHGDVLVIGEADDIWREVQEDLRLGALKAEYRVASFPDLSLDRVVGKSALDIGSYFTTNVVQTTRGCPYSCDFCNVHVMNGHRLRHRTIPSVLREVETFLREDKRIFFFLDDTINADEIYAEKLFRELIPFGISWVGQATTALGEKPRLLDAFARSGCGALLVGIESLADGSNHAHQKFHNPAVRQAACIRNIRQAGICVYGSFIYGLDEDTLDMPQMLEEFIEETGIDVPGINLLRPIPGTGVFDRLALEGRLLHSSDDHDAFRFSWGQEMLYRPQRIALKEFIPSYTGLTGRIFTVRKALKRAMSAPGLRSAVFMFNLLYVHMYGTARKDLLRQLGELG; this is translated from the coding sequence ATGAGTGGTAGTGAAAAGAGTGTTTTACTTATTTTTATCCAGGCGGATAGCGGCGTTGACGGCACATCGAGGCTTGACGGCGGTTCGGCAACGCGAGGGGTGCTGGGCTCGCTGAAGGACAGTGTCCTGAGCAACGTCATTCGTCGCGCACAGTTTGCCATACCGCCACTCTCCCTTATGATTCTGAGTTCGGTTCAGGTTGAAGGGGTGCGGCAGGAGATATGCGATCTGCGTTTCGAGCGACTTCCTCTCGAACGGCACTGGGACATGGCGGGGATCAGCGTCCAGACGGGAGCGGTGAAACCTGCTTTCGATCTTGCTCGGGTGCTTCGCTCGAAAGGCATAAAGGTGGTGCTTGGTGGTCCGTACGTGACCATTTTTCCCGACCGGTGCCGCGAACACGGCGATGTGCTGGTGATCGGAGAGGCCGACGATATATGGCGCGAGGTACAGGAAGATCTTCGACTCGGGGCTCTCAAGGCGGAGTACAGAGTGGCATCGTTTCCCGATCTCTCGCTTGACCGGGTTGTAGGCAAGAGCGCGCTCGATATAGGCAGCTATTTCACCACCAACGTGGTGCAGACCACCAGAGGATGTCCCTACAGTTGCGACTTCTGCAATGTGCATGTCATGAACGGCCACCGGCTGCGTCACCGCACCATTCCTTCCGTGCTTCGGGAGGTCGAAACCTTTCTCAGGGAGGATAAAAGGATTTTTTTCTTTCTGGACGACACCATCAATGCCGATGAAATCTATGCCGAAAAACTGTTTCGGGAACTCATTCCGTTCGGCATAAGCTGGGTCGGTCAGGCGACTACAGCTCTTGGCGAAAAGCCTCGTCTGCTCGATGCATTTGCCCGTTCGGGCTGCGGTGCTCTGCTTGTTGGTATTGAAAGCCTCGCCGACGGCAGCAACCACGCCCATCAGAAGTTTCATAATCCGGCGGTTCGCCAGGCCGCGTGCATCAGAAACATTCGTCAGGCTGGCATCTGCGTTTATGGCAGTTTCATCTACGGCCTTGACGAGGACACGCTCGATATGCCGCAGATGCTCGAAGAGTTTATCGAGGAGACCGGCATCGATGTGCCCGGCATCAACCTTTTGCGCCCTATACCCGGAACCGGAGTTTTTGACCGGCTCGCGCTGGAAGGCCGCCTGCTCCATTCGTCGGACGACCACGACGCTTTCCGGTTTTCATGGGGTCAGGAGATGCTTTACCGGCCGCAGCGGATAGCTCTCAAGGAGTTCATCCCGAGCTACACAGGGCTGACTGGACGTATCTTTACAGTTCGGAAGGCCCTGAAGCGTGCAATGAGCGCACCAGGGCTCCGAAGCGCCGTTTTCATGTTTAACCTGCTGTATGTGCACATGTACGGAACGGCCCGTAAGGATCTTCTTCGCCAGCTTGGTGAGCTTGGGTAA
- the purT gene encoding formate-dependent phosphoribosylglycinamide formyltransferase codes for MMKTIMLLGSGELGREFVIAAKRLGQYVIAVDSYNNAPAQQVADEREVIDMLDGNALDALVARHRPDMIVPEIEAIRTERFYDYEEQGIQVVPSARAANFTMNRKAIRDLASKELGLRTARYRYAASLEELRTSVSEVGIPCVVKPLMSSSGKGQSTVKTEEDIERAWSYSQSGRRGDIAEVIVEAFVPFHTEITLLTVTQKNGPTLFCPPIGHRQERGDYQESWQPCRIADAQLHEAREIAENVTHSLTGAGIWGVEFFLADDGLYFSELSPRPHDTGMVTLAGTQNLTEFELHARAVLGLPIPEIELLRVGASAVVLAGSEGENPVYTGLEDALRQAGTDIRIFGKPTSRPYRRMAVTLAYDRPGSDVDAVKEKAVANAGKVRVISEQTSGFPSGKG; via the coding sequence ATGATGAAAACAATCATGCTGCTCGGCAGCGGAGAACTGGGCAGGGAGTTCGTTATTGCGGCAAAACGTCTTGGGCAATACGTGATTGCTGTCGACAGCTATAACAATGCGCCGGCGCAGCAGGTTGCCGACGAGCGCGAAGTGATCGACATGCTGGACGGCAATGCTCTCGATGCTTTGGTGGCCAGGCACCGACCCGATATGATCGTGCCTGAAATCGAGGCCATCCGCACCGAACGATTCTACGACTATGAGGAGCAGGGAATACAGGTGGTGCCTTCGGCACGTGCCGCGAATTTTACGATGAATCGGAAGGCCATTCGTGATCTCGCTTCAAAGGAGCTTGGCCTTCGTACTGCCAGATACCGATACGCGGCTTCTCTCGAAGAACTGCGGACTTCCGTTTCGGAGGTGGGAATTCCCTGCGTGGTGAAACCGCTGATGAGCTCGTCGGGCAAGGGGCAGTCAACGGTTAAAACAGAAGAGGATATTGAACGCGCATGGAGCTATTCGCAGAGCGGTCGGCGCGGGGATATTGCCGAAGTGATCGTGGAGGCTTTTGTGCCGTTTCATACCGAGATCACCCTGTTGACCGTAACGCAGAAAAACGGCCCGACGCTGTTCTGCCCGCCCATAGGGCACCGTCAGGAGCGGGGCGATTATCAGGAGAGCTGGCAGCCCTGCCGAATCGCGGATGCGCAGTTGCATGAGGCTCGGGAGATCGCTGAAAACGTAACTCATTCGCTGACAGGCGCGGGTATCTGGGGTGTGGAGTTTTTCCTTGCCGATGACGGGCTCTATTTTTCGGAACTCTCGCCCCGTCCGCACGATACCGGCATGGTGACGCTGGCTGGTACGCAGAATCTCACGGAGTTCGAGCTTCATGCCCGTGCTGTGCTCGGGCTTCCGATTCCGGAAATCGAATTGCTGCGGGTGGGCGCAAGTGCGGTTGTTCTTGCCGGCAGCGAGGGGGAGAACCCCGTCTATACCGGTCTGGAGGATGCCCTCAGGCAGGCCGGTACCGACATCCGCATTTTCGGAAAACCGACATCACGCCCATACAGGCGAATGGCCGTGACTCTGGCTTACGACCGGCCGGGAAGCGATGTCGACGCAGTGAAAGAAAAAGCTGTCGCCAATGCAGGTAAAGTTAGGGTAATAAGCGAGCAGACGTCCGGGTTCCCGTCAGGCAAGGGATAG